One segment of Ascidiaceihabitans donghaensis DNA contains the following:
- the yidC gene encoding membrane protein insertase YidC — MDDQNKNLILATALSFAVILVWFVLFPPPEPDTPIDGTSAVQTTGSTADTTVATTPSVDAPVAVPTQAPKALVEAPRASIETPRLTGSISLLGGRIDELKLNDYRETTEPDADIVTLLAPVGSEDPYYALFGWAASTGVTPDAVPGPDTEWTLSDGDVLRPDAPITLSWDNGAGLVFNRTYEVDADFMFTVTQSVQNNGSADASMAPYGILARHGEPDNLKGFFVLHEGLVTMTDELTETDWDNIPDFDVHPKEGVPAERNEDIQNGWIGITDHYWMTTLIPPADTNARLTAKYYPRTDIYQTETVMPKVTIAPGASATNTLRVFAGAKEWETIREYQSEGVTSFIDSIDWGWFFFLTKPIFWLLHELNKLIGNMGWSIIGLTLIIKAVLFPLAYKSYVSMAKMKELQPQMEKLKEAAGDDRQKMQQGMMELYKKEKVNPAAGCLPILLQIPIFFSLYKVIFVTIELRHAPWLGPFQDLSAPDPTSLLNLFGLLPNGAPEPGSIMALVFIGILPLLLGISMWLQQKLNPAPTDPTQQMIFAWMPWVFMFMLGGFASGLVVYWIANNTITFTQQYLIMRSQGYKPDVFGNIMKSFRRKTETDSK, encoded by the coding sequence ATGGACGATCAAAACAAGAACCTCATTCTTGCAACTGCGCTCAGCTTTGCTGTGATCCTCGTATGGTTTGTGCTTTTTCCGCCACCAGAACCGGATACGCCTATTGACGGCACCAGCGCCGTTCAAACGACCGGGTCAACGGCCGACACAACTGTGGCAACGACCCCCTCAGTAGACGCGCCCGTCGCGGTTCCGACGCAGGCTCCAAAAGCGCTCGTTGAAGCGCCACGTGCATCGATCGAAACGCCGCGCCTGACGGGGTCTATCAGCCTTCTGGGTGGACGTATTGATGAACTGAAACTGAACGACTACCGCGAGACCACGGAACCAGACGCCGACATTGTTACCCTTCTGGCCCCAGTTGGCAGCGAAGATCCCTACTACGCATTGTTTGGATGGGCGGCGAGCACAGGCGTTACACCGGACGCGGTCCCGGGACCTGATACGGAATGGACGCTCAGCGATGGCGACGTGTTGCGTCCCGATGCACCCATTACACTAAGCTGGGACAATGGCGCGGGCCTTGTGTTCAACCGGACATATGAAGTCGACGCCGATTTTATGTTCACCGTTACGCAAAGCGTGCAAAACAACGGCTCTGCCGATGCGTCTATGGCGCCCTACGGCATCCTTGCCCGCCACGGCGAGCCTGACAATCTGAAAGGGTTCTTCGTTTTGCACGAAGGCCTGGTCACGATGACGGACGAACTGACCGAAACAGACTGGGACAACATTCCGGATTTCGACGTGCATCCCAAAGAAGGGGTGCCTGCCGAACGCAATGAAGACATTCAAAACGGCTGGATTGGTATTACCGACCACTACTGGATGACAACCCTGATCCCACCGGCAGACACAAACGCGCGTCTGACGGCCAAGTATTATCCGCGGACGGATATCTATCAGACCGAAACCGTGATGCCGAAAGTGACCATCGCCCCGGGTGCCAGTGCCACAAACACATTGCGCGTGTTTGCCGGTGCCAAGGAATGGGAAACCATCCGCGAATACCAATCAGAAGGCGTGACCAGCTTTATCGATAGCATCGATTGGGGTTGGTTCTTTTTCCTGACCAAACCTATCTTCTGGCTGTTGCACGAACTGAACAAACTGATCGGCAACATGGGCTGGTCCATCATCGGGCTGACTTTGATCATCAAGGCCGTTCTATTCCCGCTGGCTTACAAATCTTACGTCTCGATGGCGAAAATGAAAGAACTTCAGCCACAGATGGAAAAGCTGAAGGAAGCGGCAGGCGACGACCGTCAAAAAATGCAACAAGGCATGATGGAGCTGTACAAGAAAGAAAAGGTTAACCCCGCTGCGGGATGTCTGCCTATTCTACTTCAAATTCCCATCTTCTTTTCATTGTACAAAGTGATCTTTGTCACAATCGAATTACGCCACGCCCCTTGGCTTGGGCCGTTTCAGGATCTATCAGCACCAGATCCGACATCCTTGCTAAACCTGTTCGGTCTTTTGCCCAACGGCGCACCAGAGCCCGGTTCGATCATGGCTTTGGTCTTCATCGGTATCTTGCCCCTGCTTTTGGGTATCTCCATGTGGTTGCAGCAAAAACTGAACCCGGCCCCCACAGACCCCACGCAGCAAATGATCTTCGCCTGGATGCCTTGGGTCTTCATGTTTATGTTGGGTGGTTTCGCCAGTGGTCTCGTTGTCTACTGGATTGCAAACAACACCATCACGTTTACGCAGCAGTACCTGATCATGCGCAGCCAGGGCTACAAACCTGATGTCTTTGGAAACATCATGAAAAGTTTCCGCCGCAAAACTGAAACGGACAGCAAGTAA
- a CDS encoding MOSC domain-containing protein: MSHVASLWRHPIKGYGREAIDKVVFAAGQSMPWDRVWAVAHEASKAEPGEWAKCGNFGRAAKAPALMAVTAALDETSETITLSHPDLPDLTFKPDDTPNALIDWTASLVSKDRALPSHIMRLDGRGYTDSPFASVSLCNMASHKAVETHLGTELSIHRWRGNVWIDGIAPWEEMSWTGKIIRIGGCVFKARELATRCMSTASNPDTGVRDADTLGALDHFGHQEFSMLAEVIETGPVAVGDTVEVL; this comes from the coding sequence ATGTCACATGTGGCCAGTCTTTGGCGTCATCCCATAAAAGGATACGGTCGCGAAGCGATAGACAAAGTGGTCTTTGCAGCCGGGCAATCCATGCCTTGGGACCGGGTTTGGGCTGTCGCACATGAAGCTTCCAAAGCGGAACCGGGCGAATGGGCCAAATGCGGTAACTTTGGTCGTGCTGCAAAAGCACCGGCATTGATGGCTGTCACAGCCGCTTTGGATGAGACGTCCGAGACGATCACCTTGTCTCACCCAGACCTGCCTGATCTGACTTTCAAACCGGATGATACGCCAAACGCGTTAATCGACTGGACGGCTTCGCTGGTTTCCAAAGACCGCGCTTTGCCAAGCCACATTATGCGGCTGGACGGCCGCGGATATACCGACAGCCCTTTTGCGTCTGTCTCATTGTGCAATATGGCGTCTCATAAAGCTGTAGAGACCCATTTGGGCACCGAACTGTCTATTCACAGATGGCGCGGAAACGTGTGGATTGATGGTATTGCGCCATGGGAAGAAATGTCATGGACCGGCAAGATCATCCGGATTGGTGGATGTGTGTTCAAAGCCCGCGAACTTGCGACGCGTTGCATGTCGACGGCTTCGAACCCTGACACTGGGGTGCGGGATGCCGATACATTGGGTGCGCTCGATCACTTTGGGCATCAAGAATTCAGTATGCTTGCTGAAGTCATAGAAACAGGTCCTGTCGCTGTTGGCGACACTGTCGAGGTGCTTTGA
- the yihA gene encoding ribosome biogenesis GTP-binding protein YihA/YsxC, which yields MQMPFPIAEEPDAQTQERGRLLFAGETEFVKGVVAMSGLPEADRMEVCFAGRSNVGKSTLINALTGRKGLARASNTPGRTQEINYFTAGDDLYLVDLPGYGYANAPLSVVEKWQRLLKQYLSGRQTLRRAFVLIDGRHGVKQVDEEIMSLLDSAAVTFQCVLTKADKVKEKDRQKVLDVTRAALAKHPAAYPEILLTSSEKGDGIPTLRSIIATLE from the coding sequence ATGCAAATGCCATTTCCCATCGCCGAAGAACCTGACGCGCAAACGCAAGAACGCGGGCGTCTTTTGTTTGCTGGTGAAACAGAGTTTGTGAAAGGCGTCGTTGCCATGTCAGGCCTGCCGGAAGCGGACCGCATGGAAGTCTGTTTTGCGGGGCGATCCAACGTCGGGAAATCCACATTAATCAACGCATTGACGGGTCGCAAAGGGCTGGCGCGGGCGTCGAACACCCCGGGCCGTACGCAAGAAATCAACTATTTCACTGCGGGGGACGACCTTTATCTTGTCGACCTTCCGGGCTACGGCTACGCAAACGCCCCTTTGTCTGTTGTCGAAAAGTGGCAACGCCTTTTAAAGCAATATTTGTCAGGCCGCCAAACTTTGCGCCGTGCCTTTGTGCTGATTGACGGGCGCCACGGCGTCAAACAGGTCGATGAAGAAATCATGTCCCTGTTGGACAGCGCGGCCGTCACCTTTCAATGTGTGCTGACGAAAGCGGACAAGGTGAAAGAAAAAGACCGGCAAAAGGTTCTTGATGTAACCCGTGCCGCACTTGCAAAACACCCCGCCGCCTATCCAGAGATCCTGTTGACCTCGTCGGAAAAAGGGGACGGTATCCCCACATTGCGCAGCATCATTGCCACGTTGGAATAA
- the argB gene encoding acetylglutamate kinase has translation MRTQDMNRDWIATAETLSSALPYMQRYAGATVVIKLGGHAMGSDAGMASFARDVVLMRQVGMNPVIVHGGGPMINAMLERLNITSDFINGKRVTDAATMEVVEMVLSGLVNKRIVQAIGAEGGRAVGLSGKDAHLITCTQTNPDLGFVGTPTTVDPGILRNLFDGNTIPVIAPLGAGENGESFNINGDTAAGAIAGALKADRLLLLTDVPGVKDKSGDVLTEISAAQIHEMTANGTIAGGMIPKTETALKAIEEGVRAVVILDGQVPNACLLELFTDHGAGSLIRT, from the coding sequence ATGAGAACACAAGATATGAACCGCGATTGGATCGCCACCGCAGAAACCCTAAGCAGCGCCCTACCCTATATGCAGCGCTATGCGGGGGCCACTGTTGTTATCAAGCTGGGCGGTCATGCCATGGGCAGCGATGCAGGGATGGCCAGCTTTGCCCGCGATGTTGTTTTGATGCGTCAAGTCGGGATGAACCCTGTCATTGTCCACGGCGGTGGCCCCATGATCAACGCGATGCTGGAACGGTTGAACATCACGTCAGACTTTATCAACGGCAAACGCGTCACAGATGCCGCCACTATGGAAGTGGTTGAAATGGTGCTGTCCGGCCTTGTCAACAAGCGTATCGTGCAGGCCATCGGTGCTGAAGGCGGGCGTGCTGTTGGATTGTCTGGTAAAGATGCCCATTTGATCACATGCACCCAAACGAACCCGGATTTGGGTTTCGTCGGCACCCCCACAACCGTAGACCCCGGCATTTTGCGCAACCTGTTTGATGGCAACACCATCCCTGTCATTGCCCCGTTGGGCGCAGGAGAAAACGGTGAAAGCTTCAACATCAACGGCGACACAGCGGCAGGCGCTATTGCGGGCGCGTTGAAAGCGGATCGTTTGTTGCTGCTGACCGACGTGCCCGGTGTCAAAGACAAATCCGGCGATGTGCTGACTGAAATCTCAGCCGCGCAGATCCATGAAATGACGGCTAATGGCACCATTGCGGGTGGTATGATTCCGAAAACCGAAACCGCCTTGAAAGCGATCGAAGAAGGTGTTCGGGCCGTTGTCATTCTGGACGGACAAGTGCCCAACGCCTGCCTGCTTGAGCTGTTTACCGACCACGGCGCAGGAAGCTTGATCCGAACGTAA
- a CDS encoding sterol desaturase family protein, with protein sequence MQHEVFIRFGIFLGLFAILAAIEVAAPRRKRRQTRTARWSTNWCMTLVNTATLRAMAVFLPLLAVGAAADAQFNGWGLFNLVGLPVWIEVVLAMLILDFAIWLQHLITHRVPLLWRLHRVHHADVDIDVTTAIRFHPIEIALSMVLKIGLVYLLGPAAIAVILFEILLNGTAMFNHANIKLPLAVDALVRCVLVTPDMHRVHHSVHRHEHDSNYGFALSIWDRVFGTYIAQPAQGHDKMAIGLQWQDTRPSKLGWSLRLPFFRQ encoded by the coding sequence ATGCAACACGAAGTCTTCATACGTTTCGGCATCTTTTTAGGCTTGTTCGCGATCCTAGCCGCGATCGAAGTCGCAGCACCACGACGCAAGCGCCGCCAAACCCGCACAGCGCGGTGGTCCACCAATTGGTGCATGACATTGGTGAACACGGCGACCTTACGTGCTATGGCCGTGTTTTTGCCCCTTCTCGCTGTAGGTGCGGCCGCTGATGCCCAATTCAATGGTTGGGGCTTATTCAATCTGGTGGGTCTGCCGGTCTGGATCGAAGTTGTCCTGGCCATGCTGATCCTGGATTTTGCAATCTGGCTGCAACACCTTATCACACACCGCGTCCCGCTTTTGTGGCGTCTGCACCGCGTGCACCATGCTGATGTGGACATTGATGTCACCACTGCCATCCGCTTCCATCCGATTGAAATCGCCCTATCTATGGTTTTGAAAATCGGGCTTGTTTACCTGCTTGGCCCCGCCGCTATTGCGGTCATTTTGTTCGAGATCCTGTTAAACGGCACTGCCATGTTCAATCATGCCAACATCAAACTGCCTTTGGCCGTAGACGCCTTGGTCCGCTGTGTTCTTGTGACGCCCGACATGCACCGCGTACACCACTCAGTGCACCGTCACGAACACGACAGCAACTACGGGTTTGCATTGTCCATTTGGGATCGCGTGTTTGGCACATACATCGCCCAACCCGCCCAAGGTCATGACAAAATGGCCATCGGGTTGCAGTGGCAGGACACGCGTCCCAGCAAATTGGGGTGGTCGTTAAGGCTGCCGTTTTTCAGACAATGA
- a CDS encoding ferredoxin: MNLGSLNTVYAAYGMFVMGHLSDGEDTLVLVGADTGFWDVFTQSAEFKDGMKNPIDRYSKRVIGGMADGAVTHFPSDGPPYDPFITWALKSGRFWQSPTGMMVHDTAGLMISIRGAIRLPRTFAASQALEASPCDSCETRPCVTACPVGALNAVSFYDVPKCKAYLDTPAGGDCMSKGCLARRLCPISIQFDRPDAQSAFHMRAFNPST; encoded by the coding sequence ATGAACTTGGGCAGCCTTAACACAGTCTACGCGGCGTACGGTATGTTCGTGATGGGGCATCTGTCAGACGGTGAAGATACATTGGTTCTGGTTGGTGCCGATACCGGTTTCTGGGACGTCTTTACACAAAGCGCCGAATTCAAAGATGGTATGAAGAACCCAATTGATCGCTATTCAAAAAGAGTGATCGGGGGCATGGCCGACGGGGCCGTGACCCACTTCCCGTCTGACGGCCCCCCCTACGATCCTTTCATCACTTGGGCGTTGAAAAGCGGTCGGTTTTGGCAAAGCCCGACGGGAATGATGGTGCATGATACCGCTGGGTTGATGATTTCGATCCGTGGCGCGATCCGCTTGCCCCGAACCTTTGCTGCATCACAAGCACTTGAAGCCTCGCCATGTGACAGCTGTGAAACACGGCCCTGCGTCACCGCATGCCCTGTTGGTGCGTTGAATGCAGTTAGCTTTTACGATGTGCCTAAATGTAAGGCGTATCTTGATACGCCAGCAGGTGGCGATTGCATGTCAAAGGGATGTTTGGCGCGTCGCCTGTGCCCAATAAGCATACAGTTTGATCGACCGGACGCACAATCTGCGTTTCATATGCGTGCATTCAATCCAAGCACATAA
- a CDS encoding amino acid ABC transporter ATP-binding protein — MADQATKLAVSDEIAITIQNMNKWYGTFHVLKDIDLTVNRGERIVICGPSGSGKSTLIRCINALEEHQQGSIEVDGTLLSSDLKNIDKIRSEVGMCFQHFNLFPHLSILDNLTLAPIWVRKTPKKEAEEVAMHYLEKVKIPDQANKFPGQLSGGQQQRVAIARSLCMKPRIMLFDEPTSALDPEMIKEVLDTMIELAEEGMTMLCVTHEMGFARQVANRVIFMDAGQIVEQNEPEEFFNNPQSPRTQLFLSQILGH; from the coding sequence ATGGCTGACCAAGCAACAAAACTGGCCGTCTCTGACGAGATCGCAATCACCATTCAGAACATGAACAAATGGTACGGCACGTTCCACGTTCTGAAGGATATCGACCTGACGGTGAACCGCGGTGAACGCATCGTGATTTGTGGGCCGTCTGGTTCTGGTAAATCCACGTTGATCCGCTGCATCAACGCTTTGGAAGAACATCAGCAGGGGTCCATCGAGGTGGATGGCACATTGCTGTCATCTGACCTTAAGAACATCGACAAGATCCGGTCAGAGGTTGGCATGTGTTTCCAGCACTTCAACCTGTTTCCGCATTTGTCGATTTTGGACAACCTGACTTTGGCGCCGATCTGGGTACGTAAAACACCCAAGAAGGAAGCCGAAGAAGTGGCAATGCACTACCTTGAGAAGGTGAAAATCCCCGATCAGGCCAACAAATTCCCCGGTCAGTTGTCCGGTGGTCAACAACAGCGTGTGGCGATTGCGCGATCCTTGTGCATGAAGCCGCGCATCATGTTGTTTGATGAACCGACGTCAGCCTTGGACCCTGAGATGATCAAAGAGGTGCTCGACACCATGATCGAGCTGGCTGAGGAAGGCATGACCATGTTGTGTGTGACCCACGAGATGGGCTTTGCCCGTCAGGTGGCCAACCGCGTGATCTTTATGGATGCGGGTCAGATTGTGGAACAGAATGAACCGGAAGAGTTCTTCAACAATCCACAAAGCCCACGCACCCAATTGTTCCTGAGCCAAATTCTGGGCCACTAA
- a CDS encoding amino acid ABC transporter permease yields the protein MSDQSTNSVAFVRTQEVAAKPPPNTAAGPVKWVKDNLFATPANSILTIIALYVVYLVLSGALPWIMNGIWDSPSLKACREILNGESGACFAVLTERWNQLIFGFKYPTDLYWRPGLAFVLLFFAAAPVLFFDLPRKLLIITALFPFVAYWLIWGGAIWAPVTALLGIIAAYVFYSRFVAQNFALGFFGGIATAFVVWIICGYIFPSSEITEGAMRSVPSRDLGGFMFNMMLGVTCVSLSIPIGIALALGRQSSMPLIKWICVVFIEFIRGVPLITLLFVASVMLAYLFPPGSNPDLFIRVVIMITLFSSAYIAEVIRGGLAALPKGQYEAADSLGLDYPQAMRLIILPQALKISIPGIVNVAVGLFKDTTLVSVISMFDIVGMIRGPILASTEWNGVYWELFGFASVLFFVVCYGISQYSQWLERRLATDHK from the coding sequence ATGTCTGATCAATCAACCAATTCAGTCGCCTTCGTGCGCACACAAGAGGTGGCCGCAAAGCCCCCCCCAAACACAGCGGCTGGTCCGGTCAAGTGGGTGAAGGACAACTTGTTTGCGACCCCCGCAAACAGCATTTTGACTATAATTGCGCTTTATGTTGTTTATCTGGTGCTCAGCGGCGCGCTGCCGTGGATCATGAACGGGATATGGGATTCCCCCAGCCTGAAGGCCTGCCGCGAGATTTTGAACGGTGAATCAGGGGCCTGTTTTGCAGTTCTGACGGAACGCTGGAACCAGCTGATCTTTGGGTTCAAATATCCAACAGACTTGTATTGGCGTCCCGGGCTGGCCTTTGTCCTGCTGTTCTTTGCAGCCGCGCCTGTTCTGTTCTTTGATCTGCCACGCAAGTTGTTGATCATTACAGCATTGTTCCCGTTTGTGGCCTATTGGCTGATCTGGGGGGGGGCAATCTGGGCCCCCGTGACAGCGCTTTTGGGAATCATCGCAGCATATGTGTTCTATTCGCGCTTTGTGGCGCAGAATTTTGCGCTTGGGTTCTTTGGCGGGATTGCGACAGCATTTGTCGTCTGGATCATCTGTGGATACATCTTCCCCAGCAGCGAAATCACTGAAGGTGCGATGCGGTCTGTGCCGTCGCGTGACCTTGGGGGCTTCATGTTCAACATGATGCTGGGTGTGACGTGTGTGTCATTGTCCATCCCAATTGGGATCGCTTTGGCATTGGGCCGTCAGTCCAGCATGCCTTTGATCAAGTGGATCTGCGTGGTTTTCATTGAATTCATTCGTGGCGTTCCGCTGATCACCTTGCTGTTCGTGGCGAGTGTGATGTTGGCCTATCTGTTTCCTCCGGGATCAAATCCTGACTTGTTCATTCGGGTTGTGATCATGATTACGCTGTTCTCCTCGGCCTATATCGCCGAGGTGATTCGGGGTGGTCTGGCCGCTTTGCCAAAAGGGCAATATGAGGCCGCAGACAGCCTTGGTTTGGATTACCCGCAAGCGATGCGGCTGATCATTCTGCCACAAGCGCTCAAGATTTCCATTCCTGGGATCGTGAACGTGGCGGTGGGTCTGTTCAAAGACACCACGCTGGTGTCGGTCATTTCGATGTTCGATATTGTCGGCATGATCCGGGGGCCGATCTTGGCATCGACTGAATGGAATGGGGTCTATTGGGAGCTGTTTGGCTTCGCATCGGTTCTGTTCTTTGTCGTGTGTTACGGCATTTCACAATATTCGCAGTGGCTGGAACGCCGCCTTGCAACAGATCATAAGTAG
- a CDS encoding amino acid ABC transporter permease, translating into MTIMTDPPRGQFRLSMLLSDTRYRSLTLQAIAALVLALSIFLLASNVATNLAAQGLDISFDFLGTPAGYDINQRLIEYTSQSSNLRAAIVGILNTLLVAFLACVTATVFGVLAGVLRLSNNWLVSKLMAFYVEIFRNIPVLIWILIIFTIMTAVLPGPRAFRGDEPEASMLFNAFAFTNRGIYTPLPFFQRGFGGGLDFLLVLVLLVGSFFGARAVTARATRIQEATGERPATLLTNLAIWFGPLIAVSLILGLSFELPELKGFNFKGGITIRGSLIALWFALSIYTGAFIAENVRAGIQAVSKGQTEAAAALGLRPGRTMSLVVLPQALRIIIPPLISNYLNITKNSSLAIAVGYMDVTGTLGGVTLNQTGRAIECVILLMLFYLVISLSISAGMNVYNNAMKLKER; encoded by the coding sequence ATGACGATAATGACCGACCCTCCCAGAGGGCAGTTCCGTCTATCTATGCTATTGAGCGATACGCGATACCGCTCCCTTACTTTACAAGCGATTGCAGCCTTGGTTTTGGCGCTGTCGATTTTCCTTCTAGCCAGCAACGTGGCGACCAACCTTGCTGCACAGGGTTTGGACATCAGCTTTGATTTTCTTGGCACGCCAGCAGGTTACGATATTAATCAGCGTCTGATTGAATACACCAGCCAGTCCTCTAACCTACGCGCCGCAATTGTTGGCATCCTGAATACGCTGCTTGTTGCCTTTCTGGCCTGCGTAACAGCAACGGTTTTTGGGGTTTTGGCCGGGGTTTTGCGCCTGTCGAACAACTGGCTCGTGTCCAAATTGATGGCATTTTATGTTGAGATTTTCCGCAACATTCCCGTGCTGATCTGGATCCTCATCATCTTTACAATCATGACGGCTGTGCTGCCGGGGCCACGCGCCTTTCGAGGGGACGAACCCGAAGCCAGCATGTTGTTCAACGCATTTGCCTTTACCAATCGCGGCATCTACACGCCGTTGCCTTTCTTTCAGCGCGGCTTTGGTGGCGGTTTGGATTTCCTGCTGGTGCTGGTGTTGCTGGTCGGCTCCTTCTTTGGGGCGCGCGCCGTAACGGCCCGTGCGACCCGCATTCAGGAAGCCACAGGTGAGCGTCCAGCAACCTTGCTGACCAACCTTGCGATCTGGTTTGGCCCTCTGATTGCCGTTTCACTGATCCTCGGTCTGTCGTTTGAACTGCCAGAACTCAAAGGCTTCAACTTCAAAGGCGGCATTACGATCCGTGGGTCTTTGATCGCGCTTTGGTTTGCCTTGTCGATCTACACGGGGGCCTTCATCGCGGAAAACGTGCGTGCAGGCATCCAAGCGGTATCCAAAGGCCAAACAGAGGCCGCCGCCGCATTGGGTCTGCGCCCGGGCCGCACCATGAGCCTTGTTGTGTTGCCTCAGGCCTTGCGCATCATCATTCCACCTCTGATTTCCAACTATCTGAACATCACCAAGAACTCGTCGCTTGCGATTGCGGTGGGGTATATGGATGTGACGGGCACTTTGGGCGGTGTGACACTGAACCAAACGGGCCGCGCCATCGAATGCGTGATCTTGCTGATGTTGTTCTACCTCGTCATCTCGCTCAGCATTTCCGCTGGAATGAACGTCTATAACAACGCCATGAAACTGAAGGAGCGCTGA
- a CDS encoding amino acid ABC transporter substrate-binding protein translates to MKTSVFFGALTVAGLAAGAAAAGTLDDVKARGKLNCGVTTGLVGFAAPDANGEWKGFDVAVCRAVAAAVLGDGNAVEFVPTTGKTRFTALASGEIDMLARNTTWTFSRDVDLKFTFVGVNYYDGQGFMVPKALGVSSAKDLDGATVCIQTGTTTELNLADFFRSNNISYEPVPIETNAEGQQQYLAGACDTYTTDASGLAATRATFENPGDHVLLPEIISKEPLGPLVRHGDNEWGDVVRWTLNAMISAEELGVTSANITEMSAGTNNPEINRLLGTEGELGKMLGLEADWAMKALSVGGNYGEVFEKNIGESTPIGLARGLNAQWTDGGLLYSPPFR, encoded by the coding sequence ATGAAAACATCCGTATTTTTTGGTGCGCTGACAGTAGCTGGCCTTGCGGCTGGCGCAGCAGCGGCCGGTACGCTTGACGACGTAAAAGCACGCGGCAAGCTGAACTGTGGCGTAACAACGGGTCTGGTTGGCTTTGCCGCACCAGACGCAAACGGTGAATGGAAAGGTTTCGACGTCGCAGTATGTCGCGCCGTTGCAGCCGCTGTTTTGGGTGACGGCAACGCCGTTGAATTCGTCCCAACAACAGGCAAAACACGCTTTACTGCGTTGGCGTCTGGCGAAATCGACATGCTGGCACGTAACACAACTTGGACATTCTCGCGCGACGTGGACCTGAAGTTCACATTCGTTGGCGTGAACTACTATGACGGCCAAGGCTTCATGGTTCCAAAAGCATTGGGCGTGTCCTCTGCCAAGGATCTGGACGGCGCGACTGTCTGCATCCAAACCGGCACAACAACAGAGTTGAACTTGGCGGATTTCTTCCGTTCCAACAACATCTCCTATGAGCCAGTGCCTATTGAGACAAACGCCGAAGGCCAGCAGCAGTATCTTGCGGGCGCATGCGACACGTACACAACAGACGCATCCGGTCTGGCTGCGACACGTGCCACATTCGAAAACCCAGGTGACCACGTGCTGTTGCCAGAAATCATCTCCAAAGAGCCACTCGGCCCACTTGTTCGCCACGGCGACAACGAATGGGGCGACGTCGTTCGCTGGACTTTGAACGCAATGATCTCTGCTGAAGAGCTGGGCGTTACATCTGCAAACATCACCGAGATGTCTGCTGGTACAAACAACCCTGAGATCAACCGTCTCTTGGGCACCGAAGGCGAATTGGGCAAAATGCTGGGTCTGGAAGCAGACTGGGCGATGAAAGCTCTGTCCGTTGGTGGCAACTACGGTGAAGTGTTCGAAAAGAACATTGGCGAATCCACTCCAATCGGTCTGGCCCGTGGCCTGAACGCACAGTGGACAGACGGCGGCCTGCTTTACAGCCCCCCCTTCCGCTAA
- a CDS encoding ATP12 family chaperone protein, whose translation MSDWAPKRFWTNADVQEVDGGFAVALDGRPVKTPAKAALHVPTQAMAQAIAAEWDAQLEKVDPNTMPFTRSANAAIDKVRVQHAEVADMLAAYGDSDLLCYRAQSPAELVARQAAAWDPVLNWSETFLNAKLEPRTGVIHVPQDPASLATLSDRTHALNPFELAGFHDLVSMSGSLILGFAAAYDHMPIEDIWTMSRLDELWQEEQWGEDDEAQALIAVKQTAFIHAKRFFDASRAG comes from the coding sequence ATGAGCGATTGGGCCCCGAAACGGTTTTGGACAAACGCGGATGTGCAGGAAGTGGACGGTGGTTTTGCCGTGGCGCTTGATGGTCGTCCAGTGAAGACGCCGGCCAAGGCCGCGTTACATGTGCCGACGCAAGCCATGGCACAAGCGATTGCAGCGGAATGGGACGCACAATTGGAAAAGGTGGACCCAAACACGATGCCTTTCACCCGCAGCGCAAATGCCGCCATCGACAAGGTGCGCGTGCAACACGCCGAAGTGGCTGACATGCTGGCAGCTTATGGCGACAGTGATTTGCTGTGTTATCGGGCGCAATCGCCTGCGGAATTGGTGGCACGGCAAGCGGCGGCTTGGGATCCGGTTCTGAACTGGTCTGAAACCTTTTTGAATGCCAAACTTGAGCCACGCACCGGCGTCATTCACGTCCCGCAAGACCCCGCGTCGCTGGCCACGTTGAGCGACAGAACACATGCTTTAAACCCGTTCGAATTGGCGGGGTTTCACGACTTAGTTAGCATGTCGGGGTCACTGATTCTTGGTTTTGCAGCGGCCTACGATCATATGCCCATCGAAGATATCTGGACCATGTCGCGACTGGATGAACTTTGGCAGGAAGAACAGTGGGGCGAAGATGATGAAGCGCAAGCGCTGATTGCGGTAAAACAGACTGCTTTTATACACGCAAAGCGCTTTTTTGACGCTTCTCGTGCAGGGTGA